A stretch of the Sulfolobus acidocaldarius SUSAZ genome encodes the following:
- a CDS encoding VapB-type antitoxin, with the protein MRVVTIKVNDDINEVAEEMVRLGIARSKNEAFNIMIRKGLNEVKRIVDKRKKVNDLVERWQREGLPIELPNSNKIIADRE; encoded by the coding sequence AATAAAGGTAAATGACGATATTAATGAAGTAGCGGAAGAGATGGTTAGATTGGGTATAGCTAGATCGAAAAACGAAGCCTTCAACATAATGATCCGTAAAGGGTTGAACGAGGTTAAAAGAATTGTAGATAAGAGGAAAAAAGTTAATGACCTAGTTGAAAGATGGCAAAGGGAGGGCTTACCTATAGAGTTACCTAACTCAAACAAAATAATAGCTGACAGAGAATGA
- a CDS encoding twitching motility protein PilT, with amino-acid sequence MRYYIDTSALIALVNEKDPNHELSLMVIPKEGERIISDIVELELYSAFSRTLKLSEEELDALVNYTVLKGNCKKEELDFNKLFETAKSLANITKLKSLDLLHLSASILLNCELITLDKELENARDKISSYLP; translated from the coding sequence ATGAGATACTACATAGATACGAGTGCACTTATAGCATTAGTTAATGAAAAAGACCCTAACCATGAGCTTTCCCTTATGGTCATTCCAAAGGAAGGCGAGAGGATAATAAGTGATATAGTTGAACTGGAGTTATATTCTGCTTTCTCTAGAACTCTTAAACTGAGTGAGGAAGAGTTGGACGCTCTAGTAAATTATACCGTATTAAAGGGAAACTGTAAAAAGGAGGAACTGGACTTTAATAAACTATTTGAAACCGCTAAATCCTTAGCAAACATAACAAAACTAAAATCTTTAGACTTGCTTCATTTATCTGCAAGTATCTTGTTAAACTGTGAGCTTATCACACTAGATAAAGAACTGGAAAACGCAAGGGATAAAATATCGTCCTATCTCCCCTAA